CACTTGCGACGCAGTTCGCCGGGCGCAAGGACAGCACAGCCGCATAACAAGGAGGACAATAAATTATGGCGGAAAAAACAGCATCACGTTCAAAGCGTTTAATGACAACGGGAGGAATTGTGTGCCTCATTCTCGGAGTAATCCTCTACTTCCTGAAGGCACCGATGGGCCTCAACCGCAAGATCTATGACCTGCCGGTATTCCTGATCATCATCGGGATATGCTTTGCCGTTAGGGGTTTCATGGCGAAGGAGAAGACGGAGGAGGAGGCAGCCCTTGCCGGCAAGACCTTCACCGAGTTCCTGACGAACAACGCGATACTTCTGGCTATGCTTGTGCTGGTTGTGGTTATCTGCATCCTTCAGCCCCGCTTCATGCAGATACGCGTCGCACTGGATATTCTCACGCAGTCGTCCCCGAAGCTCATCATGGCACTGGGAATCTGCTTCGCCCTGCTGATTGCGGGTACAGACCTCAGCGCGGGCCGTATGGTCGGACTTGCGGCGGTAATCTCCGCGTCGATGATGCAGACTGCGACCTACGCAAATAGATTCTTCCCCGATCTTCCGCAGCTTCCTCTGTGGATACCGATAGCGGCCGCAATCGCTGCGTGTATGCTGTTCGGCGCGCTGAACGGCTTTATCGTGGCCAAGTACGAGATGCACCCGTTCATTGCGACGCTGGCGACGCAGGTCATCATCTACGGAGTGTGCTCGCTGTATTTCGACATGCCCCCCAACAACTCACAGCCCATCGGAGGCATCAGGCCTGACTTCGCGCAGATAGGACAGCTGAGGCTCTTCAACGGACTGTGGAAGGGATTTCCCGGCATCTCAATTCTCATCCCGATAGCAATCGTAATCTGCATAATCATCTGGTTCATCCTGAACAAGACGGTGTTCGGCAAGAACGTCTACGCAATCGGCGGCAACCGTGAAGCGGCAGTAGTTGCGGGCATCAACGTTTTCCGTAACATCATGTTCATCTTCATCCTTGCGTCATTGCTGTACGGCATCGCGGGAGTCCTCGAGGCAGCCAGAACAGCCGGAGCGACGAACAATTACGGACTGGGCTACGAGACTGACGCTATAGCGGCGTGCGTTGTCGGAGGAGTGTCGATGAGCGGCGGTATCGGAAAAGTCGGCGGTATCGTGATGGGCGTGCTTATCTTCACGGTGATTCAGTACGGCCTGCAGTTCATCAACGTTTCGCCGATGTGGCAGCAGGTAATTAAGGGAGTAATTATCGCGGTGGCAGTCGCAATAGACATGACGAAGTACCGCAGGAAGTAGCTCCTGAAAAGCAAAAGCCCCCTCTGAACAAGAAGGGGCTTTGTGATTCTCAATTACTACCATCTTCCGCAAGACCCGAAATGATGCTTGCGATCCGGGCTCTTATTGCAGCGTCCCTTCACGGCACGGGGGATTTCGTGTGATGCAACGGTCTTTCCGCAATAATGACACCTGTAGTGCACTTCTCCTCTGGCCATAAATGTCTCAGACGCATCGGGCGCATACGCGGGAGCAAAAACACCGAGCATGAGCACAACAGCCAACACCTTGAAAAATCTCTTCATGAACATACTCACCTCCTTTATAGTTTATACAACGCGATGTGGTTTCTGTCAACAAAGAATGTATAATTCAAGCGAAGGATATTTTCTTGGAGGGTTAATTAATGATAGAGACAATGAGACAGACATTCGCGCGCATATTCGGCACGGGTTCTGACCCGCACGCCTTCTTCTCTCCCGGCCGCGTCAACCTCATCGGCGAACACACAGACCACGAAGGCGGCTACGTCTTTCCCTGCGCAATAGACTTCGGCATTTACGCCCTAGCACGCAAGAACGACACCGCCTCACTCCGCCTCTACTCCATGAACTTTGACGGGGAATACGCCGTGCCGTTCGAGATTCCTTACTCCGAGATACGGGAGAAGCTCACGGGTTCTCGCACGTGGGTGAACTACCCCTTAGGCATCGCCAGCGTACTTGCCAAGCACGGCTTCAGCCTAGCGTCCGGCATTGACGTTCTCTACAGCGGAAACCTTCCTGACGGCGCAGGACTCTCGTCTTCGGCGGCTCTCGAGGTTCTCACCGTGAGAATCTTCAGCGACCTGCTGAGGCTAAAGATTGACGGGGTGAAGGCGGCTCTCTACTCACAGGAGGCAGAGAATGACTTTGTCGGGATGCACTGTGGCATAATGGATCAGTTTGCCGTCAGCATGGGCAGGAAAGACCACGCCGTCCTCCTGAACTGCTCGACGCTCGATTACTCGTACGCCCCGCTTTCGCTCGGCAGCAGCAAGATCATCATCACCAACTCCAACGTTCCGCACTCACTCGTAGGCAGCGAGTACAACTTACGCCGCCAGCAGTGCGAGGCAGCTCTGGCGGACATCAAGAAGGTGAGGAAGATCTCCTGCCTATGCGGCCTGACTCCCGAAGACCTTGACGAGTTCTCGTACCTCGTGAAAGACCCCGTCAACCTCAGGCGCGCAGTCCATGCCGTCAGCGAGAACGCCCGCGCGAAACGTGCCGCAGAATCCCTCCAGGCCGGAGACTTCATCACGTTCGGGCGGCTGATGAATGCCTCTCACGTCTCCCTGAGGGACAACTATCAGGTTACAGTGCCGGAGCTTGACGTTCTGGCTTCCCTTGCGTGGGAACAGCCCGGCGTAGTCGGCTCAAGGATGA
This window of the Synergistaceae bacterium genome carries:
- a CDS encoding galactokinase; translated protein: MIETMRQTFARIFGTGSDPHAFFSPGRVNLIGEHTDHEGGYVFPCAIDFGIYALARKNDTASLRLYSMNFDGEYAVPFEIPYSEIREKLTGSRTWVNYPLGIASVLAKHGFSLASGIDVLYSGNLPDGAGLSSSAALEVLTVRIFSDLLRLKIDGVKAALYSQEAENDFVGMHCGIMDQFAVSMGRKDHAVLLNCSTLDYSYAPLSLGSSKIIITNSNVPHSLVGSEYNLRRQQCEAALADIKKVRKISCLCGLTPEDLDEFSYLVKDPVNLRRAVHAVSENARAKRAAESLQAGDFITFGRLMNASHVSLRDNYQVTVPELDVLASLAWEQPGVVGSRMTGGGFGGCTVSIVENDHADEFIANVGREYEARTGRKASFYTTGCADGAGRIAL
- the mglC gene encoding galactose/methyl galactoside ABC transporter permease MglC, which gives rise to MAEKTASRSKRLMTTGGIVCLILGVILYFLKAPMGLNRKIYDLPVFLIIIGICFAVRGFMAKEKTEEEAALAGKTFTEFLTNNAILLAMLVLVVVICILQPRFMQIRVALDILTQSSPKLIMALGICFALLIAGTDLSAGRMVGLAAVISASMMQTATYANRFFPDLPQLPLWIPIAAAIAACMLFGALNGFIVAKYEMHPFIATLATQVIIYGVCSLYFDMPPNNSQPIGGIRPDFAQIGQLRLFNGLWKGFPGISILIPIAIVICIIIWFILNKTVFGKNVYAIGGNREAAVVAGINVFRNIMFIFILASLLYGIAGVLEAARTAGATNNYGLGYETDAIAACVVGGVSMSGGIGKVGGIVMGVLIFTVIQYGLQFINVSPMWQQVIKGVIIAVAVAIDMTKYRRK